The Pyxidicoccus xibeiensis sequence CCACCTGGCCACTCCGAGGCGGCAGTGCCTGACAGCTCCCCGCACTCCGTGGAGGACTCCGCCGTCGACTCGACGCCCGCGCACTTCCCGGCGGAGGAGTCCGCGGTCCTCCCTGGTCACTCCGCGATGGAGGAGTCCTCTGATGCATCCTCGCGGCCGGGGCTGCTCCCTCCCTCCTCCGCGCCCCGGTACTCCGCGCACCTGGCGCCGGAGCCGCTGGCGGTGCCGCTGCTGCGCTCGGTGCTCGACGTGGCGGGAGCCAGCGCGGTGACGCTGGGGAGCGCCGTCATGGTGGAGGCGCTCGTCGGCACCCGCTGTCTTCGCGAGACAGACCGGATGTGCATCCTCACCTCGTTCCTCGTCACCTTCCTCAGCGTCGCGGGCACCGCACCCGTCGGGGCCTGGGCCGTGGGCAGCCTGCTGGGCGGAGAGGGGAAGCTCTGGGCTGCCTACATGGGCGCGGCGATTGGAATGGGCCTCGGCGTCATCGGGACCATGCCCACCATGGCCTTCGGCAACGGCGTCATCCTCGGAGTCGCCGGGCCGATTGGCGCCGTGGTGGGCGCGGCCATCGGCTACGAGGTCTCCCATCGCAGGGCACGGCGTGCTTCCCCCGGTCCGCGCATGACACCCATGCTGGGCGCCACGCCGCGAGGCGACCTCGTCGGCGGGATGATGGGCTCCTTCTGAAAGCAGGGCCGCGCTCCGGCCCTGCCCCTCACTGTCAGGCGTGCTGCTTCACGGCCGGACCAGGTTGGTGGGCGCCGCGCCGCTGACATCCTCGACACTGTCGAAGAGCAGCTGCCCGACGTAGTTGAAGTTGTGGGCCCACGCCCCGGGGTCCTTCTTGCTCAGCTGGTAGTTGTGGGTCGCCTTCACGAGGGCGGGCGTGAAGGGGGCGAACGCGTTGGCCGACACGGCCTCGGCCGGGCTGCACGTGCCGTTCTGGTCCGTGTCCTTGAAGAAGTACGGGTTGGCCTCCCCGTCGTAGCAGATGCCGTTGCCCGTCACCGCCCGCATGGCCGCGAGCAGGCGCGCGGCCATGCCCTCCACCTCCGCCTTCAGGCTCTCGGTGGTGTTCCCATCGCCGTCGTAGTCGAGCAGGTGGGCGGCGCTGCGGATCTGCTCCGCGGCGCTCTGGTCGGCATGGCAGTTCTCACAGCGCTGGTTCCAGGTGTCCGCGACACGGAAGGTATGGTTGCTGTTCCCCGGGACGTGGCAGCTCGTGCACTGCACTCCGCCCGTGTGCGTGAGCCGGCCGGCGTAGGTCTTCCCCGCGTATTCGTAGCCAATCTTCGCGAGCGTCCCCTCGCGCGTGCCGGCCGCGGGCATGTAGTGCACGTTCTGGAAGCGCAGCGCGCCTCCCGCCGCGAGCGCGGCGTCGATGGTGGCCTTCGAGGCGCGGCCGATGTGGCAGTTGGCGCAGAGGTTGTCCTGGCCGGGCAGGTTCACCGTCTTGCTGTCCGGGAGCCAGGTCCGGGCAGGGACGAAGACGTCGTACGTCGGCTCGAAGTTCTCGTGGCAGGTGAAGCACTCGAGGCCATTGGCGGTCTCCGGGACGGACTGGCCCACCCCGTACTGGACGAAGAACCGGTAGCCCTGCGCGCCGCTGTGGCAGCGCGAGCAGCTCGCCTGGACCGTCTCGCTGGAGTCCCAGTTGCGCGCCGCCCTGCTCGCTCCGTTGAAGTGCCCGGGGTCATTGCGGACGAGCAGCGACGTGTCGAAGGGAACGGCCAGCGCGGTGTTCAACGACTGCGTGGAGTCGTGCAGGAGCTGGATGACGTACTTGGCATTGTGCGCGAACGCGCCCGGGTCCACCTTGGACAGCTGGTAGTTGTACGCCGCCTTCTGGAGACGCGGACTCCAGCTCGCGAAGCGGTTGGTGGCCACGGACTCGGCCTGGCTGCACGCCCCGTCGCCGTCGGTGTCCTTGAACCAGTACGGATGGGCGTTGCCGTAGCAGAGGCGCTGGGCCCGCTCCGCGCCATACCGCTGGATGGCCGCGAGCAGCTTCTCGCGCAGGCCCTGCAGCTCGAAGTAGATGCCCTCCGCCCGGTCGCCGTCGCCGTCGTAGTCCTGGTTGCGCGAGGCAATCTGCCGGATGTTCCACGCCTTCGTCACGTCCGTCGTGCCGGGGTGACAGGTGGAGCAGGCCTCCCAGCGGACCTGCGTGCTGTGCGGGTCATGGCACTCGTTGCACTTGTCGAAGCCTGGCACGTGGCGGAAGCGCGTGTCGTAGACCTGCCCGGTGTACTGGTAGCCGCCGGCGGCCTGGCTCGCGAAGAGGGTCGCCGCCGCGGGGTAGTAGTGGATGTTCGTGAAGCCCAGGGCAGGGCTGGCGGTGTCCTCGCCCGAGACGCCCGCGTCGGCCACCTGCGCGTCGATGTCCCGGCCCGCGGCGCGTCCCTGGTGGCACACCATGCACCGGGCCTCGGCACCGAGCCCGCTGACCTCCTTGCCCGAGGGAAAGGTGACCGACGTCAGGCTGGAGGCCGCGCTGTTGTGGCACGCCTCGCAGCGCACCCCCGACTGCACGCGCCCCGGAGTCTCCACCTGGCCCGGGGCCGTGCCGTCCCCACCGAGGTAGTCGACGAAGCCCTCCGTGCTGTGACACTTCGCACACGCGGTCGGCACGCTGCCCTCCTCGTTCCAGTGGGAGAAGGCCTCGGCCGAGACGTCGGCGTGGGGCGAGCCGGCCCAGCGGGTGAAGAAGGGCACCTGATCCGGCGGGACACCCCCGTCGGGGCTGGCGACGGGCGCCGTCACCACGACGACGTGTCGCGCCGTGAGGCGGGACTTCGTCCCGGTGACCTTCACCGCCGTCTCCCCCACGGCCACGCCCGTGACGAGGCCCGTGGCGTCCACGGTGGCCAGCGCCGGGTTCTCGCTCTCGAAGGTGTAGCCCGGGTCCTTCGCGTCGCGCGTGGTGGCGGTGAGCTGGATGCTCGCTCCCACCAGGACCGAGTGGGGGCCCTCGGTCGTGACGGCGGCCGTGTCGGACTCCAGCTGGGCGCAGGCGGCCAGCACCAGCATCCAGGGGATGAGGCCGAGCAGGCGCGGGGGAAGGGGCCTCGCGGGTGACAGGCAGGGCTTCATGGTTGGGCTCCGTTGGAGATCCACGCCAGCAGGGTTTGGTACTCGGGCGTGCCATCCGGGTAGATGGCGCCCCCGCCGTGACCGGCCCCCGCCGCCTTGCGCAGCAGGCGGCTCGCGGGCGGATTGGAGGCGTCGATGGAGGAGGTGGCTTGCAGGTAGTCGGCTTCCACGTCGCCAGTCAGCACGAGGCCGGTGTCCCCCGCGGCGCCTCCCGCGCGATGGCAGCTCTGACACCCGGAGACGAGCAGCGGATGGACTGCGTCCGCGAAGGAGACGTCCGCTCCGCCGTCCGCGCCGCCTCCAGGGCCCGGCGGGGGCGCGCCCGCGTCTGGAGACGGGTCTCCGCGGCTGAAGTCCGCACAGCCGGCGCTCAGGCAGAACAGCGCCGCGAGCAGCGCGGTGGCTCCGGACAGGCGAGGGCTAGAACTCATACGCCACCACCAGTCGCGTGAAGTCGTCCGGCGTCTCATCGGCCTTTTCCATGTTCCAGTAGTGGTAGAGGCCCGCGCTCAGGCCCTGCCACCGCGCGACCACGCCGACGTTGTGGGTCGAGCCGTCCTGGCGGGTGAGGTCGGTCCTGTCCAGGATGACTCCGCGCTGGTTGCCGAAGGTCCGCAGGCCCTGCCGGTACTGCACGTAGAGCCAGTCGTTGGGGTGGTAGCGCAGCAGCGCGTAGCTGGCGAAGTGGAAGTAGTCCGCACCCGGACCGC is a genomic window containing:
- a CDS encoding Ig-like domain-containing protein yields the protein MKPCLSPARPLPPRLLGLIPWMLVLAACAQLESDTAAVTTEGPHSVLVGASIQLTATTRDAKDPGYTFESENPALATVDATGLVTGVAVGETAVKVTGTKSRLTARHVVVVTAPVASPDGGVPPDQVPFFTRWAGSPHADVSAEAFSHWNEEGSVPTACAKCHSTEGFVDYLGGDGTAPGQVETPGRVQSGVRCEACHNSAASSLTSVTFPSGKEVSGLGAEARCMVCHQGRAAGRDIDAQVADAGVSGEDTASPALGFTNIHYYPAAATLFASQAAGGYQYTGQVYDTRFRHVPGFDKCNECHDPHSTQVRWEACSTCHPGTTDVTKAWNIRQIASRNQDYDGDGDRAEGIYFELQGLREKLLAAIQRYGAERAQRLCYGNAHPYWFKDTDGDGACSQAESVATNRFASWSPRLQKAAYNYQLSKVDPGAFAHNAKYVIQLLHDSTQSLNTALAVPFDTSLLVRNDPGHFNGASRAARNWDSSETVQASCSRCHSGAQGYRFFVQYGVGQSVPETANGLECFTCHENFEPTYDVFVPARTWLPDSKTVNLPGQDNLCANCHIGRASKATIDAALAAGGALRFQNVHYMPAAGTREGTLAKIGYEYAGKTYAGRLTHTGGVQCTSCHVPGNSNHTFRVADTWNQRCENCHADQSAAEQIRSAAHLLDYDGDGNTTESLKAEVEGMAARLLAAMRAVTGNGICYDGEANPYFFKDTDQNGTCSPAEAVSANAFAPFTPALVKATHNYQLSKKDPGAWAHNFNYVGQLLFDSVEDVSGAAPTNLVRP